A region of the Candidatus Palauibacter australiensis genome:
CGCGGCCCATTCCAGGTCTCGCAGGAAGGCGCGGTTGAGGCCGAGCGCGCCCTGGCTCCCTCCGAAAACGAGGAGGTTCCGGCCCCGCGGCCAATCGAAGCGCGCCGGAGCCGGGGCGGCCGGAGCCGAGCCGGCCGGAGCGCCGGAGCCCGCCGCGCCGTTCGTCCCGGGTGCGACGGGGTTTCCCAGCGCGCTCAGGCGCGTACGGTCCCCGATCCGGAGCCGGGCCTCGGCCTCCGGGTATCCGAGGTGGATCTGATCGACGCCCGGCGCGAACAGGCGGGTCACGAGCCCGGGAGCCGCGTTCTGTTCCTGAATCGCCGCGGGAACCCCGTGCAGCCGGGCTCCCGCGAGCGCGGGCCCCGCCACGTATCCCCCCGTCCCCACGACGAGCCGAGGATCAAAATCCCGGAACGCGCGCCGCACGCCGGCGATGACGGTCGGAGCCGACGCGAGCAGCCGCCAGTTTCGCCATGGCCGCTGGCGGTACAGCGGCTGCAGCGGCAGGAGACGGAACTCGTACCCGGCGTCGGGCAGCACGCGAGCCTCCAGCCCCCGCCGTCCGCCCAGAAACACGCATTCGACTTCCGGGGCCAGCCGACCGAAGGCCGCGGCCAGGTTCAGGGCGGGATACAGGTGGCCGCCCGTGCCGCCTCCCGCGAGCAGGATACGAGGCGCCGCCATGCGTCAGCATCTCCGCCGCGAAGCCACGTTGAGAAGGATGCCCGTGACGCCGAGCGCCATGACGAGCCCCGTGCCGCCCGAACTGATGAAGGGCAGGCTCACTCCCGTCGTGGGCAGCAGCCCCATCGTGATGCCGATGTGTCCGAACGCCCCGATGGCGACGATCGCCGTGAGGCCGATCGCGATCAGGCGCCCGAACAGGTCCGGGGCGGACTTCGCGATCCGAAGTCCGAGGTGCGTCCACACGAGGAAGAGGATGAGCATCGTCACCGCGCCGACGAACCCCCACTCCTCCGCAATGATCGGATAGATGAAATCGTTCTGCGCTTCGGGCAGGTAGTGGAGCTTCTGCGTGCTCTCCCCGTAGCCCGCGCCCAGGATCCCGCCCGAACCGATCGCGATCTGCGCCTGCTGCAACTGGTAGCCGGCCCCGGAGGTGTCCGCTTCGGGATTGAGAAACGCCAGGATCCGCGTGAGCTGGTAGCTGTTCGAGCGCACGAGCCACCACACCCCGGCGCCGATGGGCAGCGTGAGGAGGAGGAAATGCCGGATGCGCATCCCCGCGGCGAAGAGCACGGTCGCCGCCAGCGCGGCCGTGATCAGCGTCGCCGAGAGGTGCGGCTCCGCGGCGATGAGGACGAGCAGCGGGCCGAGGACGAGGAGGAACGGGAGCACCCCGCTCAGGAAGCTGCCGAGGTTCCGCTGCTTGCGAACGGCGAGCGCGGCCGTCCAGAAAACGACCGCCACCTTGGCCAGCTCGGAGGGCTGGAAGGCCGCGGGCCCGAGCATCAGCCAGCGGCGGGACCCGTTGCGGACGGGCGCGATGTCCGTCGTGAACGGAAGGATCATGAGGGCCAGGAGGACCGCGACCGCCCCGAGGATCGGCCACGCGAACCGCCGGTACACGCGATAGTCGATGAAGGCGGCCACGATCAGCGCCACGAGACCGACGGCGGCGCGAGCCAGTTGGCTCATGAGCACGTGGTTCCCCGGCAGTCCGCTCTGCTGCGCCGCGAAGGAACTCGCGGAATAGACGGAGAGGAGCCCGAACACGACGAGGACCAGCGTGATCCCGATGAGTGCATTCCGCACCCACGCCGGCGCACCGGCGAACTCCTGAACGCGCGGGAGTTCCCGGGAGATGGCGTAGTCCGTCACGTCGCCCCCTCCGAAGCCGCGCCGTCGTAGGAGTCGTGGACGCACCGCTCGAAGGTCCGGCCCCGTATCCGGTAGTCCGGGAACATGTCGTAGCTGGAGCAGGCCGGGGAGAAGAGGACGACGTCGCCGGGATGGGCGGCCTCGCGAGCGAGGCGCACGAGTTGCGGAAATCCGCGGGCGACCTCGACCGGCGCCACATCGCCCAGTTCCCGGACGATCTGCGGCGCCGCTTCTCCGAACGCGATCAACGCCCGCGCGTTCTCGCTCAGCGCGGGTGCGAGCGACTGGTAGGACTCACCCTTGTGCCGGCCTCCGAGAAGCGCCACGAGGGGCCGGTCGAACGCGTTGAGCGCGACGCGGGTCGCGGAGACGTTCGTTCCCTTGGAATCGTTGATCCACAGGACGCCCTCGAACTCGCCCACCCTCTGGAGGCGATGGGAGAGCCCCTGGAAGGAAGCGAGCCCGGCTCCGATCGCCGCGGCCTCGCATCCGGCGAGCGCCGCCCCGAGCCCCGCCAGGAGCGCGTTCATGACATTGTGGACGCCGACCAGTTGGAGGTCGGCGGCCTCGATCCACGGCTGAGGCGCCCCCCCGGCATCGAGACGCTGGACCATGCTCCCGGCTTCGTCCAGCCATGCCCCCGGTTCGTCTTGCGGCCCGATCGAAGCGAGGTAGCGGCGCCCCGCAGCCGGTTCCGCCATGGCGAGCACGGCGTCGTCATCTCCGTTCAGGACCCAGCGGCTGTCCTCATCGGCGTTCGCGAACAGCCGCGCCTTGTCCTCGTAGTAGCGCTCGAGACTCGGATACCAGTCGAGGTGGTCCGCGGCGAGGTTCACGAGCACGCCGACCTCGGGCCGGAACGCCTGGAGATCGGCGAGCTGAAAGGAACTCAGTTCGACCACGAGCCAGTCCGGCTGCCGTTCCATCAGCGGAATCTCGGAGAGCGGGCGGCCGATGTTCCCCGCGGTGAGCGCGTCGACGCCCGCCTGCTGCAGCAGGTGCCCGCAGAGCGCCGTCGTCGTCGTCTTGCCGTTCGTGCCGGTGATGCCGATGACCCGCGAGCGGAGGTGCCGGTAGGCGACCTCGATTTCGGCCACGGTGGGCACGCCGGCTTCGGCCACGGTCCGCCGGATCTCCGCGGTCGGCGATATCCCGGGGCTCGTCACCACGAGGTCCGCGTTCAGGATGCGCTCCACGTCGTGCCGTCCCACCTCCGCATCGATGCCCTCGGCGGCAAGGGCCGCCACGGCCTCGCGCTGCCGGGGACCTTCGAACGCGTCGCTCGCGTACACGTCCGCTCCGAGCGCGTGCAGGAGCCGCGCGGCGGCCGTCCCCGACACCCCGAGTCCGAGGACGGCCACGGGCTCGCCGGGCCCGAAGAGCGGAGGACGACGGTCGGCGGCCATCAGCGGATCTTGAGCGTCGCCAGGCCGACGAGC
Encoded here:
- a CDS encoding UDP-N-acetylglucosamine--N-acetylmuramyl-(pentapeptide) pyrophosphoryl-undecaprenol N-acetylglucosamine transferase produces the protein MAAPRILLAGGGTGGHLYPALNLAAAFGRLAPEVECVFLGGRRGLEARVLPDAGYEFRLLPLQPLYRQRPWRNWRLLASAPTVIAGVRRAFRDFDPRLVVGTGGYVAGPALAGARLHGVPAAIQEQNAAPGLVTRLFAPGVDQIHLGYPEAEARLRIGDRTRLSALGNPVAPGTNGAAGSGAPAGSAPAAPAPARFDWPRGRNLLVFGGSQGALGLNRAFLRDLEWAARDAAAWPAGVSVVWIAGPAHAAELSARTSELPFADRVRVVSYIDDLGRQLDGATVALCRSGAMSLAELCAAGRPAVLVPLPTSAGGHQLTNARALAEAGAAEVREEGGLEAGELWSLCRDILTDDGRLARMSEAAARRGRPDAALEIAHEMLTLLDRCAA
- the murD gene encoding UDP-N-acetylmuramoyl-L-alanine--D-glutamate ligase, whose product is MAADRRPPLFGPGEPVAVLGLGVSGTAAARLLHALGADVYASDAFEGPRQREAVAALAAEGIDAEVGRHDVERILNADLVVTSPGISPTAEIRRTVAEAGVPTVAEIEVAYRHLRSRVIGITGTNGKTTTTALCGHLLQQAGVDALTAGNIGRPLSEIPLMERQPDWLVVELSSFQLADLQAFRPEVGVLVNLAADHLDWYPSLERYYEDKARLFANADEDSRWVLNGDDDAVLAMAEPAAGRRYLASIGPQDEPGAWLDEAGSMVQRLDAGGAPQPWIEAADLQLVGVHNVMNALLAGLGAALAGCEAAAIGAGLASFQGLSHRLQRVGEFEGVLWINDSKGTNVSATRVALNAFDRPLVALLGGRHKGESYQSLAPALSENARALIAFGEAAPQIVRELGDVAPVEVARGFPQLVRLAREAAHPGDVVLFSPACSSYDMFPDYRIRGRTFERCVHDSYDGAASEGAT
- a CDS encoding putative peptidoglycan glycosyltransferase FtsW, which codes for MTDYAISRELPRVQEFAGAPAWVRNALIGITLVLVVFGLLSVYSASSFAAQQSGLPGNHVLMSQLARAAVGLVALIVAAFIDYRVYRRFAWPILGAVAVLLALMILPFTTDIAPVRNGSRRWLMLGPAAFQPSELAKVAVVFWTAALAVRKQRNLGSFLSGVLPFLLVLGPLLVLIAAEPHLSATLITAALAATVLFAAGMRIRHFLLLTLPIGAGVWWLVRSNSYQLTRILAFLNPEADTSGAGYQLQQAQIAIGSGGILGAGYGESTQKLHYLPEAQNDFIYPIIAEEWGFVGAVTMLILFLVWTHLGLRIAKSAPDLFGRLIAIGLTAIVAIGAFGHIGITMGLLPTTGVSLPFISSGGTGLVMALGVTGILLNVASRRRC